A genomic segment from Lasioglossum baleicum chromosome 5, iyLasBale1, whole genome shotgun sequence encodes:
- the LOC143209145 gene encoding uncharacterized protein LOC143209145 isoform X2, which yields MSYRCPSRIMRFLTVLLLLGCIGLNVPVHGSVNYNFDEKLRQSKIEIAKLHFQETAPVPKKLYNVKWDRLWEESLGNQRLFVANALDKILYVEGNRVATFSVDSPPSKQTLMAELPASWRGNGAMRFVRSIVWKSVLYLLICYETGSCSLYARAEGLQFKHWQTIQHKSHPMDASFFVRQNRLYLVVAENSGQYTVPSLIYHWRGTYMDKVAEAMTTAAVSVTTFKHKQSTIIVFAQNDQHNPNIGTMVYEFKEDNADRIQFLSTINPVSVHHYTHDGYSFILLLNGRGPSNLFWWDGQELLNWQQLDEIDAPSLVRVVTVNDDTFFIAADTNRLRLYKFENSSDCTLLSLRKLSDVETVIEMEARTEKTRVIIVLVTTDQYGNPSVRSWELDIKEILSGDSIVEPEDLSKRLLELAKMLERRQPLIQKLEASWPSLYPANENLKISDPLIIPNLILESGTVDNINVHTSGDILTPHQLKEGLRKLTLQVNSALTKSRNLLAAAKNSLTGNIVIEDGDSMEILEIDKLEVDYLNDVDVRSKSVESSTSSLAPLHGSNISVQNVEIESLCGIPSQYWALRNGSSGVDINLEPSEIEFSNDTVHLRSNISLTNLNARMLNNIDVEQFLDELFVVGKNQKIRGNLKYNNVLQVCNLTAERLNNQSVQSYMTTGTNQTFDHFEAKSLQLEHLIAETINGVSVSEAARISRPNVIKGQVKIGKIHVTEELMMDGKYKLPENRQQIYYNITMQGDLRIKALDMDKHTQLLLDNEEVQLDDVDSFWTKSTDQIITNDVIFENKVTIDRLLADRLNGFAEDEFLYTTATAIPESFGHIRFENVEFDDPFSVNDILFNDEPEMLTIRNEVRVEQLRGNNLLVERFNGLGVFDILNNLQPVNFSKRMNFSTIRARQVNVDHLHFQSINGQNSAEFFANKENDPNNRVTSFLKTPVFRAKNLTVERINDIDMKKLESLRNTTDSKDLVVEGDLTVTGNLRIDLIDDQSVELYLRNLAKEDIVWDLEETIDELIVQNATLETMNGHNVHNFFEGVLSRSKEQIVPGQFSFNQMSAGNVVTRFINDRDSMKLRWIDEPLFLTGNITFDELHVHDVTTRTLNDQDVRELYENLSIVSATRIGMLSVDGNVTWGTASPSSSSLTFLFENAVTKTTAQTIHGKVVFDEAVSISAAKLELKEIDEIRDIVTDAVKDHENTIQISGQKIFANNLTINSLSVAGDVKIPIVNNVDVVEFNNSVARKYQNETITGTLTFLEEAAINELYVNDSIHDVPLDGLVLATDTLPPNVHFKHLFVTNDVYLKNLDGVEFDEFLENRITIHGDHDIATNVTFNGIVGVTGNTTVARINGIDPSDFVLDGLAETQFISGSKTFAENVRVDGNIRAQLINGLNLYLEYSDGILNDENAEIVGDLVFETEVKVPEDVTVSGLVNGISLNTILEELKEETQHTLEALKYNETVIEGGIERSSRISERLRNILSYVEFEKNLKIEVPNIKAVGVVYYENITKLNMFGEEAGPLCGLPSNCSCPTEYVAELRKDGCRVWRTNSSTIVRNFHELHSTFGVNIVTNAVSSSLECTSTSSEDEFTTISWMKLGIMDTGDVVDDVMEYPTKIKGFVKDAAVFMDHNNAVHVVLAIYYDTLNQSHQTDSVVYKINLDTNLLSLHQNLPTDGAWDIEVFKANHHDVYLLLACSGISETSFLSRLNGTTSQFETLRTFNGRSRNAKSIIQEKDLFVLLDDYDTNAVNVFRYESKFDNFYIYQSLFHDSRIDAVSCFYADEFGVSDAFIIVATENDHFYIYEYMYAQKFQRRVHHRINDLQTMVPFYYAGNRYIFTGTSINSTVLRIVEQGPR from the exons ATGTCTTATCGGTGCCCGAGCAGGATCATGAGATTCTTAACAGTTCTC CTTCTTCTCGGTTGCATCGGTCTTAACGTTCCAGTGCACGGATCAGTGAActacaatttcgatgaaaagttGAGGCAGTCGAAAATCGAGATTGCGAAGCTCCATTTTCAAGAAACAGCGCCAG TTCCAAAGAAACTGTACAACGTGAAATGGGATCGTCTGTGGGAAGAGAGCCTCGGCAATCAGCGGCTCTTTGTGGCGAACGCCTTGGACAAAATCCTCTACGTCGAAGGGAACCGCGTCGCTACGTTCTCCGTAGATTCGCCTCCTTCCAAGCAAACCTTAATGGCGGAACTTCCGGCCTCGTGGCGCGGCAATGGTGCCATGAGATTCGTTAGA AGCATCGTGTGGAAATCCGTGCTCTATCTGCTGATTTGTTACGAAACCGGCTCGTGCAGTTTGTACGCGAGAGCGGAAGGCCTGCAATTTAAACACTGGCAGACCATTCAACACAAGAGTCACCCCATGGACGCCAGTTTCTTCGTCAGACAGAACCGACTCTATCTCGTGGTGGCCGAGAATTCGGGCCAGTACACTGTTCCGTCTCT AATATATCATTGGAGAGGCACGTACATGGATAAGGTAGCGGAAGCGATGACCACCGCGGCTGTTTCCGTCACCACGTTCAAGCACAAACAGTCGACGATAATAGTGTTCGCGCAGAATGACCAGCACAACCCAAACATCGGTACCATGGTGTACGAGTTTAAAGAAGACAACGCGGATAGGATTCAATTCCTGTCGACCATCAATCCCGTCTCCGTTCATCATTACACCCATGACGGCTATAGTTTCATTCTTTTGCTGAACGGACGTGGACCCAGCAACCTGTTCTGGTGGGACG GACAGGAATTGCTGAATTGGCAGCAGCTCGATGAGATCGATGCGCCGAGTTTGGTCCGTGTAGTGACCGTCAACGATGATACTTTCTTCATCGCAGCTGACACC AATCGTCTGAGACTGTACAAGTTCGAAAACTCATCCGACTGCACGCTGTTGAGCTTGAGGAAGTTGTCCGATGTAGAAACGGTGATCGAAATGGAGGCTCGAACGGAGAAGACTAGAGTGATCATCGTGCTGGTCACCACGGACCAGTATGGCAATCCTTCCGTGAGATCCTGGGAGTTGGACATCAAGGAGATCCTTTCCG GAGACTCGATCGTGGAGCCAGAAGATCTGTCGAAGCGTTTATTAGAGCTGGCGAAAATGCTGGAGCGAAGACAACCGCTTATACAGAAATTAGAGGCCTCGTGGCCGTCGTTATATCCGGCGaatgagaatttaaaaatttccgatCCCCTGATAATTCCAAATTTGATTTTAGAATCAGGAACCGTCGATAATATCAATGTTCATACCTCGGGGGACATCCTTACACCTCACCAGCTCAAGGAAGGCTTAAGAAAGCTAACTCTCCAGGTCAATAGCGCCCTGACAAAATCGAGGAACCTCTTAGCCGCAGCTAAGAATTCTTTAACCGGGAACATTGTCATCGAAGACGGTGATTCCATGGAGATATTGGAAATCGACAAACTCGAGGTCGACTATTTGAACGACGTTGACGTTAGATCGAAGAGTGTCGAGTCGAGTACAAGTTCCTTAGCTCCCTTGCATGGATCGAATATCAGTGTGCAGAACGTCGAAATCGAATCCCTCTGCGGGATTCCGTCCCAAT ACTGGGCACTAAGAAATGGTTCGTCCGGAGTCGATATAAATCTGGAGCCGAGCGAGATTGAATTTTCGAACGATACCGTACATTTACGATCGAACATTTCCTTGACAAACTTGAACGCGAGAATGTTAAACAATATCGACGTCGAACAGTTCCTCGACGAATTGTTTGTCGTCGGTAAAAATCAGAAAATCAGAG GCAACCTAAAGTATAACAATGTGCTGCAAGTTTGCAATCTCACGGCGGAGAGGTTGAACAATCAGTCGGTCCAGAGTTATATGACCACAGGAACTAATCAGACGTTTGATCATTTCGAAGCGAAGTCGCTTCAGCTGGAACATTTGATCGCCGAGACGATCAATGGCGTTTCGGTCTCCGAGGCTGCGAGGATATCCCGTCCAAATGTCATCAAAG GACAAGTAAAAATCGGAAAGATACACGTGACAGAGGAGCTGATGATGGACGGTAAATACAAGCTACCGGAGAATCGGCAGCAAATATATTACAACATTACCATGCAGGGCGATTTGAGGATAAAAGCACTCGACATGGATAAGCACACTCAACTGCTACTAGATAACGAAGAGGTGCAGCTGGACGATGTCGACAGCTTCTGGACGAAATCCACCGATCAGATCATCACAAACGATGTGATTTTTGAGAATAAAGTAACGATCGATCGTCTGCTGGCGGATCGTTTGAACGGGTTCGCCGAAGATGAGTTCCTGTACACTACCGCGACCGCTATTCCGGAATCGTTCGGACATATTCGATTCGAAAACGTCGAGTTCGACGATCCTTTTTCCGTGAACGACATTCTGTTCAACGACGAGCCCGAAATGTTGACAATCCGGAACGAAGTGCGCGTGGAACAGCTTCGTGGAAACAATCTGCTTGTCGAGCGTTTCAACGGCCTCGGTGTGTTCGATATACTGAATAATCTACAGCCGGTTAATTTCTCAAAACGTATGAACTTCTCCACAATCCGAGCGAGACAGGTCAACGTAGATCACTTGCACTTCCAGTCCATCAACGGCCAAAATAGCGCCGAGTTTTTCGCAAACAAAGAGAACGATCCGAACAATCGGGTGACCAGTTTTCTAAAGACTCCGGTATTTCGCGCCAAGAATCTGACAGTCGAGAGGATCAATGACATCGACATGAAGAAACTCGAATCGCTACGGAATACTACCGATTCTAAGGACCTGGTGGTAGAAGGAGATCTGAcggtgacgggcaacttaaggATCGACCTAATCGACGACCAATCGGTCGAGCTCTATCTGAGAAACTTGGCCAAAGAAGACATCGTGTGGGATCTAGAGGAAACCATCGACGAGCTGATCGTACAGAACGCGACGCTCGAAACCATGAATGGCCACAACGTGCATAATTTCTTCGAGGGTGTTCTGTCGAGATCGAAAGAGCAGATCGTGCCCGGCCAATTCAGTTTTAATCAAATGTCCGCTGGTAACGTCGTTACCAGGTTCATCAACGATCGAGATAGCATGAAATTACGCTGGATCGACGAGCCGCTGTTTCTTACCGGAAACATCACGTTCGACGAACTACACGTACACGATGTCACGACCAGGACTCTGAACGACCAGGACGTCCGCGAG CTGTACGAAAATTTATCGATCGTGTCGGCGACAAGAATCGGAATGTTATCAGTGGATGGAAACGTTACCTGGGGCACAGCTTCGCCGAGCTCGAGCTCGTTGACGTTCTTATTCGAAAACGCAGTGACCAAAACCACAGCTCAAACTATTCACGGCAAGGTGGTGTTCGACGAGGCGGTGTCGATATCggctgcaaagttagagctgaAAGAAATCGACGAAATACGCGATATAGTAACCGACGCGGTAAAAGACCACGAGAATACTATCCAGATATCCGGACAGAAGATCTTCGCGAATAACTTAACGATCAACAGTCTATCGGTAGCCGGCGATGTGAAGATTCCGATCGTTAACAACGTCGATGTCGTCGAATTTAATAATTCCGTggcccgaaaatatcagaacgaaacgaTCACCGGTACCCTAACTTTCCTCGAGGAAGCAGCGATCAATGAACTATATGTGAACGACAGTATCCACGATGTACCTTTGGATGGACTGGTTTTAGCGACCGATACTCTACCTCCCAACGTGCACTTCAAACATCTTTTCGTAACGAACGATGTATATCTGAAGAATCTTGATGGCGTGGAGTTCGATGAGTTCTTGGAGAATCGAATAACTATCCACGGAGACCATGATATAGCTACTAATGTGACGTTCAATGGGATCGTAGGAGTAACAG GTAATACAACGGTGGCGAGGATCAACGGAATAGATCCTTCCGATTTCGTCCTCGATGGACTGGCGGAGACACAGTTTATATCCGGTTCGAAGACCTTCGCGGAGAATGTTCGTGTGGACGGCAACATTCGAGCGCAGCTGATAAATGGGCTAAATCTATATTTGGAGTACTCGGACGGTATCCTGAACGACGAGAACGCGGAGATCGTTGGAGACTTG GTTTTCGAGACGGAAGTCAAAGTCCCGGAAGATGTAACCGTTTCAGGACTGGTGAACGGGATAAGTTTGAACACGATACTCGAGGAACTGAAAGAGGAGACACAGCATACGCTTGAAGCGTTAAAATATAACGAGACAGTGATAGAAGGCGGCATTGAACGGTCCTCGCGAATCTCTGAAAGGCTGCGGAACATCTTGTCGTACGTAGAGTTCGAgaagaatttgaagatcgaggtgCCCAATATTAAAGCGGTGGGCGTGGTTTATTACGAAAACATCACGAAGTTGAATATGTTTGGGGAGGAGGCTGGACCTCTTTGTGGCTTGCCGAGCAATTGCTCCTGTCCAACTGAGTACGTGGCTGAACTGAGGAAGGACGGTTGTCGAGTGTGGAGGACGAACAGCTCGACGATAGTACGAAACTTCCACGAGCTGCATAGCACCTTCGGTGTAAATATAGTAACAAACGCAGTCTCGAGTAGTCTCGAGTGTACGTCTACTAGTAGCGAGGATGAGTTCACGACGATTTCGTGGATGAAGCTAGGAATTATGGACACTGGCGATGTTGTGGATGATGTGATGGAATATCCCACCAAGATAAAGGGATTTGTCAAGGACGCAGCGGTCTTCATGGACCACAACA ACGCAGTTCACGTAGTTCTGGCGATCTACTATGACACTTTGAACCAGTCCCATCAAACTGATTCCGTCGTCTACAAGATTAACCTCGACACCAACTTGCTATCACTGCACCAAAATCTTCCTACCGACGGTGCCTGGGATATTGAAGTTTTCAAAGCAAACCATCACGACGTGTACCTGCTCCTGGCTTGCTCCGGAATCTCTGAAACGTCTTTCTTGTCCAGACTGAACGGAACCACGTCTCAG TTCGAGACTTTGAGAACGTTCAATGGCAGATCGCGCAACGCGAAAAGCATCATTCAAGAGAAGGACCTATTCGTTTTGCTTGACGATTACGATACCAACGCGGTGAACGTGTTCCGCTACGAATCGAAGttcgacaatttttatatttatcagaGTCTATTCCATGATTCAAGGATTGACGCAGTTTCGTGTTTCTATGCGGATG AGTTCGGTGTAAGCGACGCCTTCATCATCGTCGCGACAGAAAACGATCACTTTTATATCTACGAATACATGTACGCACAG AAATTCCAAAGGAGAGTGCATCACCGAATAAATGATTTGCAAACGATGGTGCCGTTTTACTATGCTGGGAATCGTTATATTTTTACGGGCACAAGCATCAACAGCACAGTACTGAGGATCGTGGAGCAAGGACCCCGCTAA
- the LOC143209145 gene encoding uncharacterized protein LOC143209145 isoform X1, with the protein MSYRCPSRIMRFLTVLLLLGCIGLNVPVHGSVNYNFDEKLRQSKIEIAKLHFQETAPVPKKLYNVKWDRLWEESLGNQRLFVANALDKILYVEGNRVATFSVDSPPSKQTLMAELPASWRGNGAMRFVRSIVWKSVLYLLICYETGSCSLYARAEGLQFKHWQTIQHKSHPMDASFFVRQNRLYLVVAENSGQYTVPSLIYHWRGTYMDKVAEAMTTAAVSVTTFKHKQSTIIVFAQNDQHNPNIGTMVYEFKEDNADRIQFLSTINPVSVHHYTHDGYSFILLLNGRGPSNLFWWDGQELLNWQQLDEIDAPSLVRVVTVNDDTFFIAADTNRLRLYKFENSSDCTLLSLRKLSDVETVIEMEARTEKTRVIIVLVTTDQYGNPSVRSWELDIKEILSGSIRPLEISEIGGDGNRLKILFPGDSIVEPEDLSKRLLELAKMLERRQPLIQKLEASWPSLYPANENLKISDPLIIPNLILESGTVDNINVHTSGDILTPHQLKEGLRKLTLQVNSALTKSRNLLAAAKNSLTGNIVIEDGDSMEILEIDKLEVDYLNDVDVRSKSVESSTSSLAPLHGSNISVQNVEIESLCGIPSQYWALRNGSSGVDINLEPSEIEFSNDTVHLRSNISLTNLNARMLNNIDVEQFLDELFVVGKNQKIRGNLKYNNVLQVCNLTAERLNNQSVQSYMTTGTNQTFDHFEAKSLQLEHLIAETINGVSVSEAARISRPNVIKGQVKIGKIHVTEELMMDGKYKLPENRQQIYYNITMQGDLRIKALDMDKHTQLLLDNEEVQLDDVDSFWTKSTDQIITNDVIFENKVTIDRLLADRLNGFAEDEFLYTTATAIPESFGHIRFENVEFDDPFSVNDILFNDEPEMLTIRNEVRVEQLRGNNLLVERFNGLGVFDILNNLQPVNFSKRMNFSTIRARQVNVDHLHFQSINGQNSAEFFANKENDPNNRVTSFLKTPVFRAKNLTVERINDIDMKKLESLRNTTDSKDLVVEGDLTVTGNLRIDLIDDQSVELYLRNLAKEDIVWDLEETIDELIVQNATLETMNGHNVHNFFEGVLSRSKEQIVPGQFSFNQMSAGNVVTRFINDRDSMKLRWIDEPLFLTGNITFDELHVHDVTTRTLNDQDVRELYENLSIVSATRIGMLSVDGNVTWGTASPSSSSLTFLFENAVTKTTAQTIHGKVVFDEAVSISAAKLELKEIDEIRDIVTDAVKDHENTIQISGQKIFANNLTINSLSVAGDVKIPIVNNVDVVEFNNSVARKYQNETITGTLTFLEEAAINELYVNDSIHDVPLDGLVLATDTLPPNVHFKHLFVTNDVYLKNLDGVEFDEFLENRITIHGDHDIATNVTFNGIVGVTGNTTVARINGIDPSDFVLDGLAETQFISGSKTFAENVRVDGNIRAQLINGLNLYLEYSDGILNDENAEIVGDLVFETEVKVPEDVTVSGLVNGISLNTILEELKEETQHTLEALKYNETVIEGGIERSSRISERLRNILSYVEFEKNLKIEVPNIKAVGVVYYENITKLNMFGEEAGPLCGLPSNCSCPTEYVAELRKDGCRVWRTNSSTIVRNFHELHSTFGVNIVTNAVSSSLECTSTSSEDEFTTISWMKLGIMDTGDVVDDVMEYPTKIKGFVKDAAVFMDHNNAVHVVLAIYYDTLNQSHQTDSVVYKINLDTNLLSLHQNLPTDGAWDIEVFKANHHDVYLLLACSGISETSFLSRLNGTTSQFETLRTFNGRSRNAKSIIQEKDLFVLLDDYDTNAVNVFRYESKFDNFYIYQSLFHDSRIDAVSCFYADEFGVSDAFIIVATENDHFYIYEYMYAQKFQRRVHHRINDLQTMVPFYYAGNRYIFTGTSINSTVLRIVEQGPR; encoded by the exons ATGTCTTATCGGTGCCCGAGCAGGATCATGAGATTCTTAACAGTTCTC CTTCTTCTCGGTTGCATCGGTCTTAACGTTCCAGTGCACGGATCAGTGAActacaatttcgatgaaaagttGAGGCAGTCGAAAATCGAGATTGCGAAGCTCCATTTTCAAGAAACAGCGCCAG TTCCAAAGAAACTGTACAACGTGAAATGGGATCGTCTGTGGGAAGAGAGCCTCGGCAATCAGCGGCTCTTTGTGGCGAACGCCTTGGACAAAATCCTCTACGTCGAAGGGAACCGCGTCGCTACGTTCTCCGTAGATTCGCCTCCTTCCAAGCAAACCTTAATGGCGGAACTTCCGGCCTCGTGGCGCGGCAATGGTGCCATGAGATTCGTTAGA AGCATCGTGTGGAAATCCGTGCTCTATCTGCTGATTTGTTACGAAACCGGCTCGTGCAGTTTGTACGCGAGAGCGGAAGGCCTGCAATTTAAACACTGGCAGACCATTCAACACAAGAGTCACCCCATGGACGCCAGTTTCTTCGTCAGACAGAACCGACTCTATCTCGTGGTGGCCGAGAATTCGGGCCAGTACACTGTTCCGTCTCT AATATATCATTGGAGAGGCACGTACATGGATAAGGTAGCGGAAGCGATGACCACCGCGGCTGTTTCCGTCACCACGTTCAAGCACAAACAGTCGACGATAATAGTGTTCGCGCAGAATGACCAGCACAACCCAAACATCGGTACCATGGTGTACGAGTTTAAAGAAGACAACGCGGATAGGATTCAATTCCTGTCGACCATCAATCCCGTCTCCGTTCATCATTACACCCATGACGGCTATAGTTTCATTCTTTTGCTGAACGGACGTGGACCCAGCAACCTGTTCTGGTGGGACG GACAGGAATTGCTGAATTGGCAGCAGCTCGATGAGATCGATGCGCCGAGTTTGGTCCGTGTAGTGACCGTCAACGATGATACTTTCTTCATCGCAGCTGACACC AATCGTCTGAGACTGTACAAGTTCGAAAACTCATCCGACTGCACGCTGTTGAGCTTGAGGAAGTTGTCCGATGTAGAAACGGTGATCGAAATGGAGGCTCGAACGGAGAAGACTAGAGTGATCATCGTGCTGGTCACCACGGACCAGTATGGCAATCCTTCCGTGAGATCCTGGGAGTTGGACATCAAGGAGATCCTTTCCGGTTCGATCCGACCTCTAGAAATCTCCGAAATCGGAGGAGATGGCAatcgattaaaaatattatttccagGAGACTCGATCGTGGAGCCAGAAGATCTGTCGAAGCGTTTATTAGAGCTGGCGAAAATGCTGGAGCGAAGACAACCGCTTATACAGAAATTAGAGGCCTCGTGGCCGTCGTTATATCCGGCGaatgagaatttaaaaatttccgatCCCCTGATAATTCCAAATTTGATTTTAGAATCAGGAACCGTCGATAATATCAATGTTCATACCTCGGGGGACATCCTTACACCTCACCAGCTCAAGGAAGGCTTAAGAAAGCTAACTCTCCAGGTCAATAGCGCCCTGACAAAATCGAGGAACCTCTTAGCCGCAGCTAAGAATTCTTTAACCGGGAACATTGTCATCGAAGACGGTGATTCCATGGAGATATTGGAAATCGACAAACTCGAGGTCGACTATTTGAACGACGTTGACGTTAGATCGAAGAGTGTCGAGTCGAGTACAAGTTCCTTAGCTCCCTTGCATGGATCGAATATCAGTGTGCAGAACGTCGAAATCGAATCCCTCTGCGGGATTCCGTCCCAAT ACTGGGCACTAAGAAATGGTTCGTCCGGAGTCGATATAAATCTGGAGCCGAGCGAGATTGAATTTTCGAACGATACCGTACATTTACGATCGAACATTTCCTTGACAAACTTGAACGCGAGAATGTTAAACAATATCGACGTCGAACAGTTCCTCGACGAATTGTTTGTCGTCGGTAAAAATCAGAAAATCAGAG GCAACCTAAAGTATAACAATGTGCTGCAAGTTTGCAATCTCACGGCGGAGAGGTTGAACAATCAGTCGGTCCAGAGTTATATGACCACAGGAACTAATCAGACGTTTGATCATTTCGAAGCGAAGTCGCTTCAGCTGGAACATTTGATCGCCGAGACGATCAATGGCGTTTCGGTCTCCGAGGCTGCGAGGATATCCCGTCCAAATGTCATCAAAG GACAAGTAAAAATCGGAAAGATACACGTGACAGAGGAGCTGATGATGGACGGTAAATACAAGCTACCGGAGAATCGGCAGCAAATATATTACAACATTACCATGCAGGGCGATTTGAGGATAAAAGCACTCGACATGGATAAGCACACTCAACTGCTACTAGATAACGAAGAGGTGCAGCTGGACGATGTCGACAGCTTCTGGACGAAATCCACCGATCAGATCATCACAAACGATGTGATTTTTGAGAATAAAGTAACGATCGATCGTCTGCTGGCGGATCGTTTGAACGGGTTCGCCGAAGATGAGTTCCTGTACACTACCGCGACCGCTATTCCGGAATCGTTCGGACATATTCGATTCGAAAACGTCGAGTTCGACGATCCTTTTTCCGTGAACGACATTCTGTTCAACGACGAGCCCGAAATGTTGACAATCCGGAACGAAGTGCGCGTGGAACAGCTTCGTGGAAACAATCTGCTTGTCGAGCGTTTCAACGGCCTCGGTGTGTTCGATATACTGAATAATCTACAGCCGGTTAATTTCTCAAAACGTATGAACTTCTCCACAATCCGAGCGAGACAGGTCAACGTAGATCACTTGCACTTCCAGTCCATCAACGGCCAAAATAGCGCCGAGTTTTTCGCAAACAAAGAGAACGATCCGAACAATCGGGTGACCAGTTTTCTAAAGACTCCGGTATTTCGCGCCAAGAATCTGACAGTCGAGAGGATCAATGACATCGACATGAAGAAACTCGAATCGCTACGGAATACTACCGATTCTAAGGACCTGGTGGTAGAAGGAGATCTGAcggtgacgggcaacttaaggATCGACCTAATCGACGACCAATCGGTCGAGCTCTATCTGAGAAACTTGGCCAAAGAAGACATCGTGTGGGATCTAGAGGAAACCATCGACGAGCTGATCGTACAGAACGCGACGCTCGAAACCATGAATGGCCACAACGTGCATAATTTCTTCGAGGGTGTTCTGTCGAGATCGAAAGAGCAGATCGTGCCCGGCCAATTCAGTTTTAATCAAATGTCCGCTGGTAACGTCGTTACCAGGTTCATCAACGATCGAGATAGCATGAAATTACGCTGGATCGACGAGCCGCTGTTTCTTACCGGAAACATCACGTTCGACGAACTACACGTACACGATGTCACGACCAGGACTCTGAACGACCAGGACGTCCGCGAG CTGTACGAAAATTTATCGATCGTGTCGGCGACAAGAATCGGAATGTTATCAGTGGATGGAAACGTTACCTGGGGCACAGCTTCGCCGAGCTCGAGCTCGTTGACGTTCTTATTCGAAAACGCAGTGACCAAAACCACAGCTCAAACTATTCACGGCAAGGTGGTGTTCGACGAGGCGGTGTCGATATCggctgcaaagttagagctgaAAGAAATCGACGAAATACGCGATATAGTAACCGACGCGGTAAAAGACCACGAGAATACTATCCAGATATCCGGACAGAAGATCTTCGCGAATAACTTAACGATCAACAGTCTATCGGTAGCCGGCGATGTGAAGATTCCGATCGTTAACAACGTCGATGTCGTCGAATTTAATAATTCCGTggcccgaaaatatcagaacgaaacgaTCACCGGTACCCTAACTTTCCTCGAGGAAGCAGCGATCAATGAACTATATGTGAACGACAGTATCCACGATGTACCTTTGGATGGACTGGTTTTAGCGACCGATACTCTACCTCCCAACGTGCACTTCAAACATCTTTTCGTAACGAACGATGTATATCTGAAGAATCTTGATGGCGTGGAGTTCGATGAGTTCTTGGAGAATCGAATAACTATCCACGGAGACCATGATATAGCTACTAATGTGACGTTCAATGGGATCGTAGGAGTAACAG GTAATACAACGGTGGCGAGGATCAACGGAATAGATCCTTCCGATTTCGTCCTCGATGGACTGGCGGAGACACAGTTTATATCCGGTTCGAAGACCTTCGCGGAGAATGTTCGTGTGGACGGCAACATTCGAGCGCAGCTGATAAATGGGCTAAATCTATATTTGGAGTACTCGGACGGTATCCTGAACGACGAGAACGCGGAGATCGTTGGAGACTTG GTTTTCGAGACGGAAGTCAAAGTCCCGGAAGATGTAACCGTTTCAGGACTGGTGAACGGGATAAGTTTGAACACGATACTCGAGGAACTGAAAGAGGAGACACAGCATACGCTTGAAGCGTTAAAATATAACGAGACAGTGATAGAAGGCGGCATTGAACGGTCCTCGCGAATCTCTGAAAGGCTGCGGAACATCTTGTCGTACGTAGAGTTCGAgaagaatttgaagatcgaggtgCCCAATATTAAAGCGGTGGGCGTGGTTTATTACGAAAACATCACGAAGTTGAATATGTTTGGGGAGGAGGCTGGACCTCTTTGTGGCTTGCCGAGCAATTGCTCCTGTCCAACTGAGTACGTGGCTGAACTGAGGAAGGACGGTTGTCGAGTGTGGAGGACGAACAGCTCGACGATAGTACGAAACTTCCACGAGCTGCATAGCACCTTCGGTGTAAATATAGTAACAAACGCAGTCTCGAGTAGTCTCGAGTGTACGTCTACTAGTAGCGAGGATGAGTTCACGACGATTTCGTGGATGAAGCTAGGAATTATGGACACTGGCGATGTTGTGGATGATGTGATGGAATATCCCACCAAGATAAAGGGATTTGTCAAGGACGCAGCGGTCTTCATGGACCACAACA ACGCAGTTCACGTAGTTCTGGCGATCTACTATGACACTTTGAACCAGTCCCATCAAACTGATTCCGTCGTCTACAAGATTAACCTCGACACCAACTTGCTATCACTGCACCAAAATCTTCCTACCGACGGTGCCTGGGATATTGAAGTTTTCAAAGCAAACCATCACGACGTGTACCTGCTCCTGGCTTGCTCCGGAATCTCTGAAACGTCTTTCTTGTCCAGACTGAACGGAACCACGTCTCAG TTCGAGACTTTGAGAACGTTCAATGGCAGATCGCGCAACGCGAAAAGCATCATTCAAGAGAAGGACCTATTCGTTTTGCTTGACGATTACGATACCAACGCGGTGAACGTGTTCCGCTACGAATCGAAGttcgacaatttttatatttatcagaGTCTATTCCATGATTCAAGGATTGACGCAGTTTCGTGTTTCTATGCGGATG AGTTCGGTGTAAGCGACGCCTTCATCATCGTCGCGACAGAAAACGATCACTTTTATATCTACGAATACATGTACGCACAG AAATTCCAAAGGAGAGTGCATCACCGAATAAATGATTTGCAAACGATGGTGCCGTTTTACTATGCTGGGAATCGTTATATTTTTACGGGCACAAGCATCAACAGCACAGTACTGAGGATCGTGGAGCAAGGACCCCGCTAA